From a single Nymphaea colorata isolate Beijing-Zhang1983 chromosome 4, ASM883128v2, whole genome shotgun sequence genomic region:
- the LOC116253537 gene encoding pleiotropic drug resistance protein 3-like: protein MAQLAAADDIGSLRVELAEIGRSLRSSFRTYSSLRSESNVHSERGSEEDEELYWAAMERLPTFERLRTSVFHIEDGHRGENNKGKKVVDVTDLGAIERRLFIEKLIKDIEEDNRKLLSKLRERLDKVGIKLPTVEVRYKNLSVDAKCEVVDGKPLPTLWNATKSIASGLVRLVGLKPPEANINVIKDVSGIIKPSRLTLLMGPPGCGKTTLLLALAGKIDKSLQLIGEISYNKYKLNEFVPQKTSAYISQYDLHIPEMTVRETLDFSARCQGVGKKTEMMMELNKKEKEAGIMPDHDIDIYMKATSIAGLKRSLQTDYILKILGLDICSDTIVGDAMRIGISGGQKKRLTTGEMIVGPTKTLFMDEISTGLDSSTTYQIVTCLQQFVHITDATVLISLLQPAPETFDLFDDLILMAEGMIVYHGPRVHALQFFEDCGFKCPERKGAADFLQEVISRKDQAQYWYRSEPYAYVSIDQFVKKFKASDVGQKLLMELLEPVDESQSHKDAVSFSIYSLTKWELLKACMSREMLLVRRNSFVYIFKTVQLAIVAFITMTVYLRTRMHVTLTGANYYLGSIFFSLIILMVNGFPELGMMVLRLPVFHKQREFYFYPAWAYTLTAAIWKIPHSLIESFIWTGLTYYVIGYSPELERFFRQFLLLFAVHQFAASLFRFLASVTQTMAAAFMAGIFTLLTILLFGGFLIPRPSMPVWLKWGFWISPMTYAQIAISGNEFLAPRWREISSGNTSVGHQVLKSRGLDFPSYFYWISVGALFGFTILLNIGFTLALTYMKSAGRGHAIISREKLSALQGKEEGTLPSSIKAHKRTGNMVLPFEPLSVAFQDVQYFVDTPQEMRNQGVTGKKLQLLRGITGVFRPGVLTALMGVSGAGKTTLMDVLSGRKTGGHIEGDIWIGGYPKVQETFARISGYCEQTDIHSPHVTVEESVIYSAWLRLAPEIDDNTKREFINEVLETIELDRIKDALVGIPGVNGLSTEQRKRLTIAVELVANPSIIFLDEPTSGLDARAAAIVMRTVRNVVNTGRTVVCTIHQPSIDIFESFDELMLLKRGGQIIYAGSLGRHSGDVIQYFQGIAGVPKIKDNYNPATWMLEVTTISIERQLNIDFAQLYKESSLYQRNNELVKQLSTPSPGSKDLSFRTVFPQNDWGQFKACLWKQYLSYWRNPSYNLSRITFVLITSFLFAALYWKHGQKIDTQQNLFTILGLLFSGTIFLAINSCMTIHSVVATERIVMYRERFAGMYSARAYSLAQVAIEIPCALIQAVTCWIITYPSVGYYWSAYKIFWYIFSIFCMLLYSSYLGMLVVSLTPNAQIAAILQSVFNTLLTLFAGFLIPGKQIPKWWIWLYWITPSNWTIRGLFTSQYGDIDKEIDVFGEKKAVSLFLKDYFGFRHDQLGVVAVVLIAYAVVFASLFAYCISKLNFQRR from the exons TCTGCGCGTCGAATTAGCAGAGATCGGGCGGAGCTTGAGGTCATCTTTCAGGACCTATTCGAGCTTACGGAGCGAATCCAATGTGCACTCTGAAAGAGGATCTGAGGAAGATGAGGAGCTTTACTGGGCAGCCATGGAGAGATTGCCGACTTTCGAAAGGTTACGGACGTCGGTCTTCCACATTGAAGACGGCCATCGTGGAGAAAATAACAAAGGAAAGAAGGTGGTGGATGTTACAGATCTTGGAGCAATTGAGAGGCGCCTCTTCATCGAAAAGTTGATCAAGGACATAGAGGAAGACAACAGAAAGCTACTGTCGAAGCTGAGGGAAAGGCTGGATAA GGTCGGTATAAAGTTGCCAACAGTAGAAGTGAGGTACAAAAATCTCTCCGTGGATGCCAAATGTGAAGTGGTTGATGGGAAGCCGCTACCAACATTATGGAATGCAACCAAAAGCATCGCCTCT GGATTGGTAAGACTCGTAGGATTGAAGCCACCGGAAGCAAATATCAACGTCATCAAAGATGTCAGCGGGATTATCAAGCCATCAAG GCTAACACTTCTCATGGGCCCGCCTGGTTGTGGAAAGACCACCTTGCTGCTTGCACTTGCAGGAAAGATAGATAAATCGCTACAG TTGATTGGTGAGATTTCATACAACAAGTATAAGTTAAATGAATTTGTTCCACAAAAGACATCTGCTTACATAAGTCAATACGACCTTCACATCCCAGAAATGACAGTGAGAGAAACCCTTGATTTTTCTGCCAGGTGCCAGGGTGTGGGAAAAAAAACTG AGATGATGATGGAactgaataagaaagaaaaagaagctggAATCATGCCAGATCATGATATAGACATCTATATGAAG GCTACATCAATTGCGGGATTAAAGAGAAGTCTTCAAACGGATTACATTTTGAAG ATTCTTGGATTAGACATATGCTCTGACACCATTGTGGGTGATGCCATGAGAATAGGCATCTCTGgtggacaaaaaaaaaggttaaccACAG GGGAGATGATTGTGGGGCCCACAAAGACTCTTTTCATGGATGAGATATCAACTGGATTGGATAGCTCAACTACATATCAGATAGTCACATGTCTTCAACAATTTGTACACATCACAGATGCCACGGTGTTGATATCTCTGCTCCAACCAGCACCAGAGACGTTTGACCTCTTTGATGATCTCATATTGATGGCAGAGGGCATGATTGTTTACCATGGTCCTCGTGTCCATGCTCTTCAGTTCTTTGAGGATTGTGGTTTCAAGTGCCCAGAAAGGAAGGGTGCTGCTGATTTCCTTCAAGAG GTAATATCTAGAAAGGATCAAGCACAGTATTGGTACCGGTCAGAACCGTATGCATATGTATCTATAGACCAGTTCGTGAAGAAATTTAAAGCATCAGATGTTGGTCAAAAACTATTAATGGAACTTCTGGAACCAGTTGATGAGTCTCAAAGCCATAAAGATGCTGTCTCCTTCAGCATTTACTCCCTAACCAAATGGGAACTTTTGAAGGCTTGCATGAGTAGGGAGATGTTATTAGTGAGGAGGAACTCATTTGTCTATATCTTCAAGACTGTTCAG CTTGCCATTGTGGCATTTATCACCATGACTGTGTATTTGCGTACAAGGATGCATGTCACTTTGACGGGTGCAAACTACTATCTGGGTTCCATCTTTTTCTCCCTCATCATACTCATGGTCAATGGTTTTCCAGAACTAGGAATGATGGTCCTCAGGCTGCCTGTGTTCCATAAACAAAGAGAATTTTACTTCTATCCTGCGTGGGCATATACTTTGACCGCAGCTATATGGAAGATTCCACATTCTCTGATCGAGTCTTTCATCTGGACAGGGTTAACCTACTATGTGATTGGATATAGTCCTGAGCTAGAAAG GTTTTTCCGCcagttccttcttctctttgctGTGCATCAATTTGCAGCTTCTCTCTTCCGCTTCCTTGCCTCTGTTACCCAGACAATGGCTGCTGCTTTCATGGCTGGCATTTTTACTTTACTAACAATCTTACTGTTTGGTGGCTTCCTTATTCCCCGAC CTTCCATGCCGGTCTGGTTGAAATGGGGATTTTGGATATCTCCGATGACCTATGCTCAGATAGCAATTTCTGGCAACGAATTCCTTGCCCCGAGATGGAGAGAG ATTTCTTCTGGAAATACCAGTGTGGGGCATCAAGTATTGAAGAGCAGAGGACTTGATTTCCCTAGTTACTTTTATTGGATATCAGTGGGAGCCCTTTTTGGCTTCACAATACTTCTCAATATTGGATTCACGCTAGCCTTAACTTATATGAAGT CTGCTGGCAGGGGTCATGCTATTATTTCTAGAGAAAAGCTCTCTGCACTGCAGGGAAAGGAAGAGGGTACCCTGCCTAGTAGCATTAAGGCGCACAAGAGAACAG GAAATATGGTGCTGCCCTTTGAGCCATTGTCTGTAGCATTTCAGGATGTACAGTACTTTGTAGATACTCCTCAG GAAATGAGAAATCAAGGGGTGACAGGGAAAAAGCTTCAGCTACTTAGAGGCATAACAGGTGTATTCAGGCCTGGCGTTCTTACTGCACTAATGGGTGTTAGTGGAGCAGGGAAGACAACTCTTATGGATGTTCTTTCTGGAAGAAAAACTGGTGGCCACATTGAAGGAGACATATGGATTGGAGGGTATCCTAAGGTTCAGGAAACATTTGCTAGGATATCTGGGTACTGTGAACAAACCGATATTCATTCTCCACATGTTACTGTTGAAGAATCAGTCATTTACTCAGCATGGTTGAGATTAGCACCTGAAATCGATGACAATACTAAAAGG GAGTTCATAAATGAAGTACTGGAAACTATTGAACTTGATAGAATTAAAGACGCATTGGTTGGCATTCCTGGTGTAAATGGTCTCTCAACGGAGCAGCGAAAACGCCTAACTATTGcagttgaacttgttgcaaatccatctataatttttttggatGAGCCCACATCGGGCTTAGATGCAAGGGCAGCTGCTATCGTTATGCGTACGGTGAGGAATGTGGTTAATACTGGAAGAACAGTAGTGTGCACAATCCATCAACCAAGTATTGACATATTTGAGTCCTTTGATGAG CTAATGCTGCTGAAACGTGGTGGTCAAATAATTTATGCTGGGTCACTTGGTAGACATTCGGGTGATGTTATTCAATACTTTCAG GGGATTGCTGGTGTTCCAAAGATCAAAGACAACTACAACCCAGCAACATGGATGTTGGAAGTTACTACTATTTCAATTGAAAGGCAGCTTAACATAGACTTTGCTCAACTTTACAAGGAGTCATCTCTCTATCA GAGAAACAACGAACTAGTTAAACAATTGAGTACACCATCCCCTGGTTCAAAGGACTTAAGTTTCCGAACTGTATTCCCACAGAATGACTGGGGACAGTTCAAGGCCTGCCTCTGGAAGCAGTATCTGTCATACTGGAGAAATCCTTCATACAACTTGTCTCGTATTACATTCGTACTTAtcacttctttcctttttgctgcACTCTACTGGAAGCATGGGCAGAAAAT CGATACGCAGCAGAATCTGTTCACCATACTGGGGTTGTTGTTCTCCGGAACTATCTTCTTAGCCATTAATAGCTGCATGACAATTCATTCTGTGGTAGCAACTGAGCGGATAGTCATGTATCGGGAAAGATTTGCCGGAATGTACTCTGCACGTGCTTATTCACTGGCACAG GTTGCCATCGAAATTCCTTGTGCATTGATCCAAGCCGTTACATGTTGGATTATCACATACCCTTCAGTTGGTTATTACTGGTCTGCTTATAAGATCTTCTGGTACATCTTTTCGATATTTTGTATGCTCCTATACAGCAGTTATCTTGGGATGCTGGTGGTCTCATTAACTCCGAACGCTCAAATTGCTGCTATCCTGCAATCTGTTTTCAACACATTACTGACTCTCTTTGCTGGCTTCCTGATACCTGGAAAA CAAATTCCAAAGTGGTGGATATGGCTATACTGGATCACCCCTTCAAATTGGACTATCCGTGGACTTTTTACATCACAGTATGGTGACATAGACAAGGAGATTGACGTATTTGGAGAAAAGAAGGCAGTCAGTTTGTTCCTGAAAGATTATTTTGGCTTTCGACATGATCAGTTGGGCGTTGTGGCAGTTGTTCTCATCGCATACGCTGTTGTCTTCGCTTCTTTGTTTGCTTATTGTATATCTAAGCTTAATTTTCAGAGAAGATGA